AGATTCGGCAGCGGCTACTGCTGGTCCCATGAAAAGGCGGTACAGAGACAGTGCACGCAAGATGATGAAGCTCAGCTAGCATTACCGGTAGTACTCCTGAAATAATGAATTAGCATACTGGATTATTTTTTTAAAGTGCGTCAGTACCGTTGTATCAAAAAATGCGTACAGCCTGCGCCTGCTAAGAGCGCACCAGAGAACATTTTGGCAGATTTCACTCTTCATAGCGCATATCTTGTTGAGTGCAATTTGACATTGCGGCTTGCAGCATGTCTTTGATTGACGTAATTACCGCGCTAGATTCTATAACCCTGCAGGTGAGTGGCCCCAGTGGAGATGTCTGCGGAGAGCGTGACAAAATGCTTTCAGAATGATGGTGAAGTAGGCAAAGTGGTAGGGCCTCATCTCTAATATTTCTAGCTCCTTTCCATCGTTTATTTTCTTTCGCATTAACTCTGGGTGTACATTACGAAGGCTGCTCTGCCGCTTGCAGCCTTTAAGATCTAGCAGTGCATGGTGCTCAGAATGCTTGACGAAGAATGCACAACACGTGGACATTAAATCATGCTAAGGAAGAGTAAGACTTCAAGAAAGCGCTTGTCGTGTGTTATTTCCAACTTTTGTTTGTTGGGTTACGCGATTCTTACAATTAAAAGTACCACCCTTTCTCGCGGTGTATTCAGTGATCAAGAAGAACGCAAGTCACGGTCAACTGGTTCTCCCTCATCTCTAATATTTCTAGCTCCTTTCTATCGCTTATTTTCCTTCGCATTAACTCCGAGTGTATATTACGGTTAGGCTACAATTAACTTCAATACGAATTCATGCCGGTTACAGTTTTGTTTCGCATAGCCACTAATTAGAGGTACCATTCGCAAGGCTGATTCCACTTTTTCCTTATTATGTAACAGAGACAGCAATTGCGTGCTTTTGTAGCCGCGTTGATGAAGACATGTCCGCCAGTCGTGTCCGCGTCCCAAAATCACGAAGGCTGCTCTGCCGCTTGCAGCCTTTAAGATCTAGCAGTGCATCGTGCTCAGAATGCTTGACGAACAATGCACAACACGTGGACAATAAGTCGTTTAAAGTATACGACTGCACCATGAATAGTAAAAACGAAAGAACGACAAGCATGTTGGTAGTACTGGGAATGGTAGCGATCAAAAGTTACACAAAAgtaaaataaatataataaatcaCTGTGTACGAAAATATGCGTGTGGTAGGTgggcggggcgggggggggggtcgatAATAAAGCGAAGCGTTCGTCGACACTTATTGAAATGTCTTCACTTCTCTTCTTCACTTATATGTATATCAACGGCCCTCATTTATTCATGCTCGGCGGTTCCATTTTGATGATGTTGATGAGCCTTCAAGATATGGTACGTACCCGCTACGTGAGATGGGACGAGAATGactgagtgagtgaaataactttatttcggtccagagaagacgcaggggagaccccgcgccacccggctgatcacacgtagggaccgccaagccaaGCTTGACAGCCGACAATCGGGGGATTTACACGCAGATATATTTATAGAAACATCTTATTCGTTAACTTCTTTCTCTGCGGTCGGCTGCATTTGATGACGACTTCTTCACTTCTCTGTAACCAACTTTGTTTAGCTGGCTGCATTTGTAAACGCCATACTTGTGCATACAGAACACTTCCCGTATCAAACTTAATTCTtagcaacccgccgtggtggcttagtggttatggcgttgcgctgccaagAGCGGCATTGTAGGACTAAATCTATgtcgtggcagccgcatttcaatgggggcgaagtgcaaataCGCTGATGTACCGTGAATTAGGTGGCTGTTAAAGAACCGTAGGTGGTAAATATTATTTCAGAGTTTTCCaccacggtgtgcctcataatcaaaatgtTGCCTCGGTACGTAAAATCCTTGATTTATCTATATATTTAGTTTTGCTTCTTAGCGTCTTGGTGACATTAGCCAAATGCAGTAATTCATTCTTTCAGCGACAGCAGTCAAATAGCGCATCGTTTATCACGataaagtgagagagagagagagagagagagagagagatactcGAAAAAGCAAAGATAGGGAGGTTGACCAAGGACGTTCCCGATCGGCAACCCTGCACTGTAGGGGGAATGGGCAGTAAtaggaaagaagaagaaaagttaAGAAAATTCGGATTAAAGTGCAttcatcaatctcggaagttgtaatcgtaacggattctttgtcattgtgttcagctctcactgcaaatggtggctcacaagtttcgcgtacattccaatgtctCATTCCTTCTAACTTAAAGCTAATGAGATTGGTATgagtgcctggtcacaaaggcttagttattaatgaattagctgacagcttagcgagagctgcccttagtggtcgaatccttccgattcttcctgtatcagcttacataaccgcggctaggtttaggagacgggcagtcatgcaagactcttggaacctgccattaacaaatctaactgataatcgacacctcctatttccttggaacagaaaattctgccataatagaaaacttgaagtcctctttaccaaattcagatgtcgcattcctacattaaacttctATCTACATCGGTCTGggctggcgccctcctccttgtgctcatactgtggtaaAGACGAAACAAtggaacacttcttcctgtcatgcctccgtttttcctcattaagaataCATGCTTTAGAAGcaaaatttaacagtgctggattaaatttaacgatacccaatattctatcttttggtgcctcttctctcggacactgtcatagggatgttggtgcagctgttgtggggtacgtaattgaatcaggacaatttccttgctaaattcttaatttttatatgaataatttcctttcgtcattcaaaaattttcaaaagtgatcctgattagactccgataattgtatTCCttaaatcacccgattcttggccaatcccccatagtgggtacgagccacttttaaaggcaagcaagcaagcaagcaaattacaagccatgttttgaggcaacaacaacaacaattcagAGCAATTCCACTACTCTGAAgacggaagccagcgaagctatgACTATGGTGgctctgctatagtgaatattccTATAGTGAAATTATGTGTTATCactattgactatattgagcgtcttcggcattttcgtcaaagagcaaggacaccagcaTCTTGTTTTACTTACATCAGGATCTTGGAAGATGTAATTAaccgagcgtccgtcccatagcgagtcctgCTGATAACCGCGCTAGCGCGGTCTCTAACTTACGACACAAAGGGGCCCGATTGGTGAGACGTGCCGCCGCCGAATATCGCGACATTtctgaaagaggcatcggcggtggcgaggggtataacaatgggccatcttTCAGCCGTTTtggcacctgtgctaaggcacagttGGCGGGAACtcgccatgcacatggagccaacGAACACGCACATGGTGCCATTATTTTTGATCTACTTCCGGGCTATCTACATACATCCTTTGCCGGACGACATCTCCTGAAACGTAGcctacaacagcttcgctgtaaaacaataAAGTGACTACACTCGCAGGAATCTGAAGACACGCGTCTGGAGAGATTAGCTCTGAGGTGTTTTTTGTTTAAGTTCTTGGTTGTTGTTTTCGTCCTAAAGAGAATGCTGCACATAATATTTGTGGTCCTTAAGCAATCACAAACATCTAAAGTGTGCTATAATGTTCAGTATCATGATTTGCATTAAATATCATTAGCATAAATGATAACGAAACATCGCAGCCTTTGCGACAACGTTCATGCAAATGGTATTGCCGTGACAAAATACAATGCTTTGACGCTCGTATTAGGAACCTCAAAagcgctgcattttttttttttttttgccacgaaGCATGGCTACTGCGTGGCACCGATCTTcaaagaaagaaggcaaacatTAACACCGGGATTATTCAGCAAGTGTAAGTGCCTGTTACGGATAAATTTTTTGTTTAAGAATTCTTGTGATAAGAACTTTGAAATAAGTGAATGCATGAAGATAATTCTACATCTGTCGTCAACAATGAGGAGGGGGGTTATAGAAAATACGCGTAGCCCAAAGTTGCCTTCTACCAGTAGTCAGTATTTTCAGGACGAGATGATCCGTTCTGCGCGGTAAAATAGAGCTGTAAGCAACGGCAATAATAAAATGGATGCGATTGTGAAAAAACGTTTGTTTATTTATAGTGTCTTTGTCAACGGTAACATCTGATAAAATTCTTCATTAAACATTAACAGTGCAGAACAACAGGATAAGTAAGTGACTGGTTTCAACTGCAGAGTCGCGATACCATTTCGTCAGCCGTGAGCGATCGATGGCATGCCCGGGTCTCCATGCAGCGGCcacctgtgtgtgtgtgaggtTAGCTTGTTTGTGTCGGGTTGACTCTGTGCCTGTGATCTATGAAGATTCTTCGCTTAAGCCTTGGCCTTGCCGAAGGTGAATGGGGCCTGGTGGACAAAAGTGACTGGGGTCACGTGGTGGGCGGTGGCGTAGGCAACTGGGGCAGCGTGCACAGCGTACTGAGCTGGGTGCACGGCGTGAATAGCGTGCACGGCGACTGGAGCTGGGGCGGCCTGCACAACCACGGGCTTCACAGCGGGGGCCTTGACCTCGACGGGCTTGGCAACGACGGCGGCAGCTGGGGCTGGGGCAACCTCGACGGCGTTAGAGGTGTACAGGGCATCGGCTGGGTTGGAGCTCTTGGTTCCTGGCTCGTTGGTCTCGACGGTCACGTGGAAGCCCTCGGCATCGGCGGTGTACTTGACGGTACGGCTCACGCCGGCGGCGTCGGTGTAGCTGTAGGAGCCGACCTTGTTGTTGTTGGCGTCACCCGTTTCCTCACGGGTCAGGCGGGTGCCGAATTCATCGGTGGTGTCGTAGCTGAAGCTGTACGGCTGAGGTGGCTGCGGCAAAGAGACGGAGCAGGAATATTACTCAAAAATTTAACGTGAAGTAGCTTTCCTTCCCGTAAATATGCTCTGAGATAAAGGCACTTGCTCTCGACATAAGGTTTGGTCTTTCGTATGTAGTGCGAGATAATGAAGGTCTGATAGGATTGACTAATTATAGCTGCGAGATAATTTTTTTTGTCCCTCCAATAGGCGCAAGTGGTTCAGTATTCCAAATTCCACGGTCACTAGTCTCTAAATGTTGCAGCTTCTTGCAGCATTGCGGAGAGAAACATGAGTTGAATTCTAGATTTTGCACATTAGAAACTGGCGCTTTTGCGATGATTAGATGCGGTTCCGGTGATCTTAGTAAGTACTAGATATGTTCAAATTATCTTCTTACCAAGTATTTTTTTACCAACTATCTTCTTACCACCCATCGCGTTGCTCAGTAGCGATAGCCATGCAAGTATTGTTCTTTCTTGCTCGAGCAAATCTTATACGGGCTTAAGGTTCTTGTTATAATGTACAAGTTATCCTCTACGAACCCCCCTGTGGATTCAAGAGACACACACAGAAATCTTTTCCAACGCTGATTTAACGTCTTTCGTGGTGTCTCAGAAGAAGCGTAGTTCGCTACTTGCGTGGCCTAGGGGTGGAAACTCTGCTGCCGCACGACAATGTTGCTAGCAAATGCCAACACCTTGTCAATGTCAATAATTGGCAGTGGTTCTTATGGTCGTGACAGAGTAAAATTGGACGGTTTGTGGTAACACTTTAACATCAAGATAAGCTCTCAAAATATTATCTGAAAATACTGTAGACCCTGGGCAAAGACTCACGTATTCCTCAACTGGTGCAGATGCAGCAATGGCCAGAAGGCAGCAGAGAACAACCTGTAATGAACGATTTCATAAATGCAGCATAAGCCCCTCGTCAACACCGACGACGGCCCACTACAGGATGTCGCAAATGCGACGGAGACGAACTACTCCACTGTACCTTGGAGAACATGGTGTGCTGTTACTCTTGTCGAGATGAAAACAAGACTGATTCTTTGCACTGAACGCTGCTGCTTTTATACAAGTCCCAAGATGAACTACTCTGATGCTTTAAAAAGTATAGAACGTGACCAGCTATTATCGGACGGAGAATTAATGCACGGAGTGATCACTTGTATCATAAGAGCGAGTACCGGACGCTACCCCATAGTGCGCCTCCTCTCCCCTTTGGTAGAAGTGTCCGACGTGAGTCGTTTGGCAAGGTCGCTTGAAGTCACTGACTCTTGTTTGGTCACCTTCTATTCTCTCGACTAAATTTTTTCTCCGAGTTCACTGAGGTCGCCAGCGAAGCACCCATTGAGATCTTTCTATGCGGAGGGCGTCGAGCAACTGCTTTAAAGACAGGTGCACGGAATGCAGTGACCCTTTGTGCAAGCTGGAATTCTCTCACGCGCGGAAACTCTCTAtctttttttagtttttatttaTAATTCCCTCGGGCTTTTCACGCCAttattaaagaggggagtgggttacagtgAATATCGCAATGTTTAAAGAAAGTAGACAAAAGTAAAGAATGTCAGGAGTACAAGTTGACATACACAATACGCAGAAATACATTCACCAGAACGAAAACTGTTAGAAAAATGCAATGACATCTGCCAGTAAGTGGGATTTGCGTTCCAGTAAGTAACGTTGGAATGAATCATGAAAGCAGGAATCACTAGTGATGTTTGCCGGAACATGGTTCTACTCTGGGACGTCCGAGGAAGAAATGACTCGGAAGTAATTTCTTCTGCCAAGGTGGAAAAAATTGCAGTTCGCTAAAGCTTTCAAGGAAAATGCTGACCTATACTGAGGCCTGATTAGAAGTATTCAGATTGATTCTGTGCGGTTTTTTGTTGACATGTCGTCCGCGACTATTTCACATCCGGCCCGGCGTTAGGTTAGGTCTGTGTATAATAAGCCAAAAATAAGTGGGTAGGCGAATATGAACTTGTTCGAGTCGAATACGTACTGTAAGTATTTAATATCGAAACTAATATCGATTGTCAAGCGCGCACGCTTATACGCACTGACAGCCGGAATATTTATTTCGTTATAGTTAGGTACCACGCGTGTACTGAATCGTGAAAACAAGACAGCTAACTCCCAGGAACAAATAGTATAGAATAATACAAGATCATTATATTTCCTTTAAAGAACTGCACATcaacatctttagagcctggttgcaaaaaAGCTGTCCAAGAATTATTAGCCGCTGTAAGTCCTAGCTTTCCAAAAATTCAAAGTAAAGGGTTGCCGAAAAACGACAGGAAGTTCTGGAAAAGAAAAAATGCTGCTGAATTACTTGTGCGCCGTTAACACACGTAAATTGGCCCGTTGCAAGGAAATCATCATTAGTTGTTCCCTAGAAATAGAACGGCTACATGACTAAACTGCCAAAAACACTCAACGACAAACTACAACAAACAAATCACAGGTTGTCACGCAGGCTTTTACCGCGAAaacgaaaacaaagcttgcattacccattttgtttccACATTACTTCGAAAAATTGTATCCTTGTTTGACTTGCGATtatttgtataaaatatttagcAGACGAAGAAAGGTAACCAGACTTGAACAGTGGGTTGTTGCGAAACATTCTGGTAGCGTTGAATGTTTGAAAATATGATATAGTTGATCGTCGAATACGCGTACAAATAGTTAGTGCGTGTTATTCGATATAAATCGAATAACACGCATTAACCTTCTAACGATAGTAGACTAAAGTCTGCGAAGCTTTGAAGATACTGGTGTCACAACTTGTCACCGATAAACTCCGTGCACTAAGTTTTTGACGAGACACATAAGTTCGAAACTGAGTGTTTGCACGCAGCTACAAAAATTGGTAGAGAATAACACTCTAGCTTGTTAACTTGTATTCACTACACTTTGTGTCGAAATTGATTTTGGTCCCCTAATCAAATGTGTCATGTCAGTAAATGGTAGAATGGGTTCTGCTGCCTTGCAACGTGATGTAGCCACACATTATGAAATATGTAGTCATTACTTTTGGTATCTGATGCACTATCAGTGCGAAAGGCTCTCGGTAATGAGGATCCTGTGGTAGCCGAATGCTTCGGAATCTGCATGGTTAGTGAAGTATTGGGGTGAAGCAGCAGTGCACAGTTTTTCCTACATTAAGAGTGACCTTGTTTAACGAGCCTATgcagaaaaggcaaaaaaaaaacgtgcagtgTTTCACATTGTGAATAGTACTGCACCATTGTGTGAAGCTGCTTACTGCGCATCGCCGAGCCCCCCGCAGTGTTTCTGGCATTTGGTTTGCAACGCTCAGCTGCAAGCTTCGGACCCTTGAATAACTTTCCGTTTTGGGATAAACATCCCGCAAGTTTTACTCTGTACTACTTTGCACCAGTGTGCAAGCTAGCCGAAAGAAGCAGAGGCATACTAAACATTTTATTTATAGGGTCACACTTAAGGTTGTGTAACAATACTCGAGCGCACAGATCACGAGTTTATGCGAGCAGCAAGGAAGCTTGAGTAGCAgttcctgacaaaaaaaaaattgtaggtcATTATCAGCCTGATCTGTTTCGCCTTATGCATTACCATTTTGCGGAAGACATTGTTTaaatattaacagcg
This genomic stretch from Dermacentor silvarum isolate Dsil-2018 chromosome 2, BIME_Dsil_1.4, whole genome shotgun sequence harbors:
- the LOC119441149 gene encoding cuticle protein 16.8, whose translation is MFSKVVLCCLLAIAASAPVEEYPPQPYSFSYDTTDEFGTRLTREETGDANNNKVGSYSYTDAAGVSRTVKYTADAEGFHVTVETNEPGTKSSNPADALYTSNAVEVAPAPAAAVVAKPVEVKAPAVKPVVVQAAPAPVAVHAIHAVHPAQYAVHAAPVAYATAHHVTPVTFVHQAPFTFGKAKA